The following coding sequences lie in one Chelatococcus sp. YT9 genomic window:
- a CDS encoding MFS transporter, with protein MKSVRIQLSAILVLVLVLGLAAFSWRTAGRAEKVLLPELEAKAATVADSVASLMGRALELGIPLDSLQGVDPYLERTVASNPDIAYVLLRGPDGKVLHAAGEVPAELPPAGLGLNRTHSALSVAVRSGSASAALLTVGLDPAFARKVVSELWIDLAIIMIVTALVALELMHIAFGAGLYGAIEGVETRLDTIAQDDLRLHPAVDGGSEFGRLAARIDRRLTDLHTRYAGLVARLAAQGEALRQAVVEGLRKEFKLGEGSSEAPVSVIAVRAPLFIFMLAEELTRPFLPIYIKDLATPIPGLSPDMVTSLPMVAFLAVVALSQPILGGVTDRLGRRASLIIGAALGLVGYVGSAMATDLITLTLARMVSGFGFAAVFVSAQGFVIDHTNLRQRASGMAMFIGAILVAGLCGPPIGGMLADRLGIRATFVIAGMVAGASLILALLAMPGGSSDEHRSPPKGPTIRWRDFGPILSSPPLACLFFLCALPAKIILVAYCFFLVPLQMQALGAGQAATGRLLMVYPIAMVILVPAFAALASRLNQRAPFVAFGGIVAGFSGLSVLISPEEPLVLAVMLGLFGIGQAISIAPQSALVGEFGRELSNDISESSLYGIFRLVERTGNALGPAFAGFLLGRYGFTSAVVTIGLGMAFASAVFIAMFVYWRLSRHTSVVQAE; from the coding sequence GTGAAAAGCGTCCGGATACAGCTATCGGCCATTCTGGTCCTCGTGCTGGTCCTTGGCCTCGCGGCCTTCAGCTGGCGTACGGCGGGCCGCGCGGAAAAGGTCTTGCTACCGGAGCTCGAAGCGAAGGCGGCGACTGTTGCCGATTCGGTCGCGAGCCTGATGGGCCGCGCGCTTGAACTCGGAATTCCGTTGGACAGTCTTCAAGGCGTCGATCCCTACCTGGAGCGAACCGTCGCAAGCAACCCCGACATTGCCTATGTGCTGTTACGTGGCCCGGACGGGAAAGTGTTGCATGCGGCGGGAGAGGTTCCCGCCGAACTGCCCCCTGCGGGTCTCGGGCTCAATCGCACACATTCGGCGTTGTCGGTAGCAGTCCGTAGTGGTTCTGCAAGCGCAGCGTTGCTGACGGTCGGCCTTGACCCGGCCTTTGCCCGCAAGGTGGTGTCTGAACTCTGGATCGATCTCGCCATCATCATGATCGTCACGGCGCTGGTCGCGCTCGAATTGATGCATATCGCCTTCGGCGCTGGACTTTATGGCGCGATCGAGGGTGTCGAAACTCGGCTTGACACTATTGCCCAGGATGACTTGCGGTTGCATCCGGCTGTCGATGGCGGCAGTGAATTCGGCCGCCTCGCGGCGCGAATAGATCGGAGGCTCACTGATCTGCATACGCGCTATGCCGGTCTCGTGGCCCGCCTCGCCGCCCAGGGGGAGGCGCTGCGCCAAGCCGTTGTCGAGGGGCTGCGCAAGGAGTTCAAGCTGGGAGAGGGGTCCAGCGAGGCACCGGTTTCGGTGATCGCGGTCCGCGCTCCACTCTTTATCTTCATGTTGGCCGAAGAGCTCACGCGCCCGTTCCTGCCAATTTACATCAAAGATCTTGCGACACCGATCCCCGGGCTTTCGCCCGATATGGTCACCAGCCTTCCGATGGTGGCGTTTCTTGCTGTTGTCGCGTTGTCCCAGCCCATCCTCGGCGGTGTGACGGACAGGCTCGGCCGGCGCGCCAGCCTCATCATCGGTGCTGCCCTCGGCCTGGTCGGTTACGTGGGCTCGGCGATGGCAACGGATCTCATCACGCTCACCCTCGCGCGCATGGTATCAGGGTTCGGCTTCGCGGCCGTGTTCGTGAGCGCGCAGGGCTTCGTGATCGACCATACGAACCTGCGCCAGCGGGCGAGCGGAATGGCCATGTTCATCGGAGCCATCCTCGTCGCAGGCCTTTGTGGCCCGCCAATCGGTGGCATGTTGGCCGATCGTCTCGGCATACGCGCGACATTCGTTATCGCTGGAATGGTGGCTGGCGCCAGCCTCATTCTCGCCCTCCTCGCAATGCCGGGCGGTAGCAGCGATGAGCACCGGTCTCCCCCCAAGGGGCCGACCATCCGGTGGCGCGACTTTGGCCCTATCCTCTCCTCGCCGCCGCTGGCCTGCCTGTTCTTTCTCTGCGCGCTTCCCGCGAAGATCATCCTCGTCGCCTACTGCTTCTTTCTCGTGCCTCTGCAGATGCAGGCGCTCGGGGCAGGGCAGGCGGCGACTGGGCGGCTGCTGATGGTCTATCCGATTGCGATGGTCATCCTGGTGCCGGCTTTCGCCGCACTTGCGAGCCGGCTCAATCAACGCGCGCCGTTCGTGGCGTTTGGCGGAATCGTGGCCGGTTTCTCCGGCCTCAGTGTGCTGATCAGCCCGGAGGAGCCGCTTGTTCTTGCCGTGATGCTTGGTCTATTCGGGATCGGGCAGGCCATCAGCATCGCGCCACAATCGGCACTGGTGGGCGAGTTCGGCCGTGAACTCTCAAACGATATCAGTGAGAGCTCACTTTATGGTATCTTCCGTCTCGTCGAGCGCACGGGTAACGCCCTTGGTCCCGCATTTGCGGGCTTCCTCCTGGGGCGGTATGGGTTTACCTCAGCCGTGGTGACCATCGGGCTCGGCATGGCCTTCGCTTCGGCTGTGTTTATCGCCATGTTTGTCTACTGGCGATTGTCGCGTCATACGTCGGTCGTGCAGGCTGAATAA